DNA sequence from the Veillonellales bacterium genome:
TGCGGTTGACGGCATTGATCTCCAGCAAAAGGGATCGTCCGCCAAGCGTGCCAGACGAAAGGTCGGAATGGTGTTTCAATATCCTGAGCATCAGTTATTTGAAGAAACGATTTATGACGATATAGCCTTTGGACCCCGCAATCTGGGAGCCGACGACGAAGCGGTGGAAGGACGGGTGCAGCGGGCTATGGAATTTGTCGGCCTGGATTATGATTCTTTTGCCAAGCGGTCGCCCTTTAATCTAAGCGGCGGCCAGATGCGGCGGGTAGCTATTGCCGGCGTGATTGCCCTGGAGCCGGAATATCTGGTATTGGATGAGCCGTCTGCCGGTTTGGATCCAAAAGGCCGGGGTGAAATATTCGGTCAGATACTGGAATTATATCAAAATACAGGAATGACGGTAGTACTGGTGACCCATAATATGGAAGATATCGCCCGCATGGCCAATCGGCTTATCGTCATGAATCAGGGGAGAATTTGTCTGGACGGGCTGCCTCAGGATATTTTTCGCCATTCACAGCAGGCTTTACGGGAAGCAGGAGTGGATGTTCCCCGGGTTACCGCTTTGCTGGAGATGTTAAACAGCAGAGGAATGAAGGTGGATGACGCGGCCACGACCGTGGAGGAAGCGGCCGCGTCCATCCTGCAGGCCATAGGGGGGAGAAAATCATGCTGACCGATATCATGCTGGGACAGTATTTCCCCGGCGATTCCCTGATTCACCGGCTGGATCCCCGTACAAAAATACTATTCACACTTTCTTTTATCAGCAGCATCTT
Encoded proteins:
- a CDS encoding energy-coupling factor transporter ATPase; the protein is MSITLQHVTYTYMPGTPYEQTALQDINLEIASGEFVGIIGHTGSGKSTLIQHLNGLLKPSRGSVAVDGIDLQQKGSSAKRARRKVGMVFQYPEHQLFEETIYDDIAFGPRNLGADDEAVEGRVQRAMEFVGLDYDSFAKRSPFNLSGGQMRRVAIAGVIALEPEYLVLDEPSAGLDPKGRGEIFGQILELYQNTGMTVVLVTHNMEDIARMANRLIVMNQGRICLDGLPQDIFRHSQQALREAGVDVPRVTALLEMLNSRGMKVDDAATTVEEAAASILQAIGGRKSC